Proteins from a single region of Hordeum vulgare subsp. vulgare chromosome 6H, MorexV3_pseudomolecules_assembly, whole genome shotgun sequence:
- the LOC123405101 gene encoding disease resistance protein RGA5-like yields MSAQIVSAAIGVMNPLISKLATLMGDKYTKLTGVRRQASFLKDELSTMKALLEKLELMDELDPLAKNWRDHVREMSYDMENCIDDFMRDLGGTDVKTGFIKKTARRLKTLRKRHRIAHRMEELKVLVLQANERRMRYKIDDCINSTSRIVSVDPRISAIYKQAAGLVGIDGPKKELVSCLTETQDNLKVVAIVGFGGLGKTTLAKQVYDEIGGQFGCKAFISISQRPDMASLLSGLQLKLGMKEESSHAHEVQDIIGCLREHLTHKRYLVVIDDLWDQSTWNIMSCIFPDVANASRVILTTRVNDVAIWACHNDRECVYRMRPLKEQDSRMLFCNRVFGSGYACPPQLKEVSAEFLKKCGGLPLAIITIASLLASCQSRSKDEWQSIRNSLRAKFASTPTMIEVRSILNLSYMHLPLHLRPCLLYLGMYPEDHEIMMRDLVLQWVAEGFVSNSHGSDMEGVAKSYFNELINRSLIQPEKRIGNEVVESCKVHDMMLDLIIMKCAEENFISVAYNCEDVARMHAFKHKVRRLSLNPSAKDATSGIFHTSMSQVRSFSQFGESKCQPPLSLFKYLRVLVYEFSYKRGTTLDLTCICQLFQLRYLKVVAFQCIVHLPTKIQELVHLETMQIASRPTQNFPSDTIFLPRLSQLTLPKGIGLPQGIKSIKSLRALDCFDIGKSLLEDIDGLGELTNLRILMFHGKVEVEVFDALLSSIGKLSNLRVLIVHGESSKHYCDVIYSLPNSPLHIEKIYLRAWLLKRIPNWIGDLHCLGSLSLTIELLSTDEVYVVGKLPSLVQLYLWVTNITKDIGVAIVRTGLFPILEDLRLFSEDNDDTTICVEFEAGAMSNLRLLGLEICDKWDGAMPLGMEHLLALEHIRIGVRSSVHKRHDVETAFRTAADVHPKRPSITMFA; encoded by the exons ATGTCTGCACAAATCGTCAGCGCCGCCATAGGGGTGATGAACCCCCTCATCAGCAAGCTTGCCACACTGATGGGTGACAAGTACACTAAGCTCACAGGGGTGAGGAGACAGGCCTCATTCCTCAAGGATGAGCTAAGCACCATGAAAGCCCTGCTTGAGaagcttgagctcatggacgagcttGATCCCTTGGCCAAAAACTGGAGAGATCATGTCAGGGAGATGTCCTATGACATGGAGAATTGCATAGATGACTTCATGCGTGACCTTGGAGGCACTGATGTCAAAACGGGATTTATCAAGAAGACCGCTAGACGTCTCAAGACGTTGCGCAAGCGTCATCGCATTGCTCATCGGATGGAGGAGCTCAAGGTCCTTGTTCTACAGGCAAATGAACGACGCATGCG GTACAAGATTGATGATTGTATCAATTCTACTTCTCGGATCGTTTCAGTCGATCCTCGGATATCGGCGATCTACAAGCAAGCAGCAGGCCTTGTCGGTATTGATGGCCCAAAGAAAGAGCTTGTAAGTTGCTTGACAGAAACCCAGGATAACCTCAAGGTGGTGGCTATTGTTGGCTTTGGTGGTCTTGGTAAAACTACACTTGCCAAGCAAGTGTATGATGAGATCGGAGGACAATTCGGTTGCAAGGCATTTATATCCATTTCCCAAAGACCTGATATGGCAAGCCTCCTTAGTGGTCTACAATTGAAGCTTGGGATGAAGGAAGAGTCATCTCATGCTCACGAGGTGCAAGATATCATTGGTTGTCTTAGAGAACATCTCACACATAAGAG GTACCTAGTTGTAATTGATGACTTATGGGATCAATCAACATGGAATATTATGAGTTGTATCTTTCCAGACGTTGCTAATGCAAGTAGAGTAATATTAACTACTCGAGTTAATGATGTGGCTATTTGGGCATGCCACAATGACCGTGAATGTGTTTACAGAATGAGACCCCTCAAAGAACAAGACTCAAGAATGTTGTTCTGTAATAGAGTATTTGGTTCCGGATATGCATGTCCACCGCAGTTAAAAGAGGTTTCAGCTGAATTTTTGAAGAAGTGTGGAGGGTTGCCACTTGCAATCATCACTATAGCTAGCCTATTAGCTAGTTGTCAGTCAAGGTCAAAGGACGAGTGGCAGAGCATAAGAAATTCTCTTCGTGCCAAGTTTGCCTCAACTCCGACAATGATAGAGGTGAGGAGTATATTGAACCTTAGCTACATGCATCTTCCTCTTCATCTCCGCCCATGCCTGCTATACCTTGGCATGTATCCAGAAGACCACGAGATTATGATGCGTGATCTGGTTCTACAATGGGTAGCCGAAGGATTTGTAAGTAATTCTCATGGATCAGATATGGAGGGTGTTGCGAAGAGTTATTTTAATGAGCTTATCAATAGAAGCCTGATTCAGCCTGAAAAGAGGATAGGCAATGAGGTGGTGGAGTCTTGCAAAGTGCATGATATGATGCTTGATTTGATCATTATGAAGTGTGCAGAAGAAAATTTTATTAGTGTGGCATATAATTGTGAAGATGTTGCAAGAATGCATGCCTTCAAGCACAAGGTTCGTAGATTGTCCTTGAATCCAAGCGCTAAGGATGCAACATCAGGGATCTTTCATACTAGCATGTCACAAGTTCGATCATTTTCACAGTTCGGGGAGTCCAAGTGCCAACCTCCTCTCTCGCTATTTAAGTACCTTCGGGTGCTGGTGTATGAATTCTCATACAAAAGGGGTACAACACTTGACCTCACCTGTATTTGTCAATTGTTTCAACTAAGGTATCTGAAAGTTGTTGCATTCCAATGCATTGTACATCTCCCTACCAAAATTCAAGAGCTTGTTCATTTGGAGACGATGCAAATAGCTAGCCGACCGACGCAAAACTTTCCTTCAGATACAATTTTCTTGCCACGATTGTCTCAACTGACCCTTCCGAAAGGTATAGGGCTGCCCCAAGGGATCAAAAGCATTAAATCATTGCGTGCTCTGGACTGCTTTGATATTGGTAAGAGCTTGCTAGAGGATATTGATGGCCTTGGTGAGCTGACCAATCTCAGGATCTTGATGTTCCATGGCAAAGTAGAGGTGGAGGTATTTGATGCTTTGCTATCCTCAATTGGAAAGCTCTCTAACCTCAGAGTACTTATTGTCCATGGGGAGTCTTCTAAACATTATTGCGATGTGATATACTCACTGCCCAACTCTCCTCTCCATATCGAGAAAATTTATCTACGAGCGTGGTTGTTGAAGAGAATTCCCAATTGGATTGGCGACCTCCATTGCCTTGGTAGCCTGTCTTTGACAATTGAGCTTCTATCGACTGATGAGGTTTATGTTGTTGGAAAGCTTCCCTCCCTCGTCCAGCTATATCTTTGGGTGACAAATATAACTAAAGATATTGGTGTTGCAATAGTCCGCACAGGATTATTCCCCATCCTGGAGGACCTTAGACTCTTCTCTGAAGATAatgatgatactacaatatgcgtGGAGTTCGAGGCAGGGGCGATGTCCAACCTACGACTACTCGGTCTAGAAATATGTGACAAGTGGGATGGTGCTATGCCACTGGGCATGGAACACCTGCTGGCACTCGAGCACATTCGTATAGGTGTAAGATCCTCCGTCCACAAGCGACATGATGtcgagactgctttcaggactgcCGCTGATGTGCACCCAAAACGCCCTTCCATTACAATGTTCGCTTGA